A stretch of Aristophania vespae DNA encodes these proteins:
- a CDS encoding glycosyltransferase family protein, which produces MERRKNSSVLFLLCWIMPYWLFFELLATKLPHYVLPTFPAIALLTAASLTLWPAPRFLVWQKIIYIIYALLWSVVAIAFCFAGSALLITTSHLISIRALIALGGSLPLVILAIFSLTKNRVKHAAYNIIGAAILIHAGLFWAVIPNLNLIQLSPHIASSFYKARLCSESVLISASYYEPSLVFLAGPQTRLLDPEQAAKSLIEHSKCDLALIDEKDKAVFLAELEKAGIKPHLYDQISGFNYSKGKN; this is translated from the coding sequence ATGGAACGACGCAAAAATTCATCGGTTCTTTTTCTTTTATGTTGGATTATGCCTTATTGGCTGTTTTTTGAATTATTAGCGACAAAACTTCCTCATTACGTACTTCCTACTTTCCCCGCTATTGCCCTACTTACCGCTGCATCTTTAACCTTATGGCCTGCTCCCCGCTTTTTGGTATGGCAAAAAATAATTTACATTATTTACGCCTTGCTCTGGAGTGTTGTGGCAATTGCCTTTTGCTTTGCAGGCAGCGCCCTTCTTATTACAACATCGCATTTAATTTCCATCCGAGCCCTTATTGCCTTAGGAGGAAGCCTGCCACTTGTTATTTTAGCAATCTTCTCACTCACAAAAAATAGGGTCAAACACGCTGCATATAATATTATCGGCGCTGCTATTTTGATTCATGCAGGGTTATTTTGGGCTGTTATACCTAATCTCAACTTGATACAGCTCTCGCCTCACATTGCCTCATCTTTTTATAAAGCGCGACTATGTAGTGAAAGTGTTTTGATTTCAGCTTCATATTATGAGCCGAGCCTCGTGTTTTTAGCAGGCCCACAAACGCGGCTCCTTGATCCTGAGCAAGCAGCAAAATCCCTTATAGAGCACAGCAAATGTGATCTGGCGCTCATAGATGAAAAGGATAAAGCTGTTTTTTTAGCCGAGCTGGAAAAAGCAGGCATTAAACCGCATCTTTATGATCAGATTTCAGGCTTCAATTATTCTAAAGGGAAAAATTGA
- a CDS encoding ArnT family glycosyltransferase — protein MTLTLRHYALLALLAFFLALPGRMTLPPLDRDEARYMEATEQMVLSNDFLDIHFQNQPRYLQPAGIYWLEALSAKSSAALFGPQVLRQTWPYRIPSLIAASLIVPLTAWIGFMLFGASTAILGALFLMVSTLFVAESRMATIDTVLLLDILCVEAILVRLYTNRNNRDPVSPFFACAYWAALGIGLMLKGPIILIPGLATPLSLCLIERNFSFWRSLRPAWGGL, from the coding sequence GTGACTCTAACCCTGCGTCATTATGCACTTTTAGCTCTTTTAGCATTTTTCCTGGCACTTCCTGGCCGTATGACTCTTCCACCACTGGATAGAGACGAAGCGCGTTATATGGAAGCAACAGAGCAAATGGTTCTCTCGAATGATTTTCTTGATATCCATTTTCAAAACCAGCCACGTTATCTTCAGCCAGCAGGTATTTACTGGCTAGAAGCTCTTAGCGCAAAAAGTTCAGCCGCCTTATTTGGACCGCAGGTTTTACGACAAACATGGCCCTATCGAATCCCCAGCCTTATAGCGGCCAGCTTGATTGTTCCTTTAACAGCCTGGATCGGCTTTATGCTCTTTGGAGCTAGTACAGCGATTTTAGGTGCCTTGTTTTTAATGGTTTCTACGCTTTTTGTTGCAGAAAGCCGCATGGCAACCATAGATACAGTGTTATTATTAGATATATTATGCGTTGAAGCCATTCTTGTCCGTCTCTACACAAACCGAAATAATCGAGACCCTGTTTCTCCGTTTTTTGCTTGCGCTTATTGGGCAGCTTTAGGCATTGGCCTTATGTTAAAAGGCCCGATTATTCTTATTCCTGGGCTTGCAACGCCTTTATCTCTTTGTCTCATTGAACGCAATTTTAGCTTTTGGCGCTCTCTCCGCCCTGCCTGGGGTGGATTATAA